Proteins found in one Streptomyces sp. NBC_00461 genomic segment:
- a CDS encoding TetR/AcrR family transcriptional regulator, protein MPKRVDHAQRRTEIAEALIRVAGRRGLAAAGMRDVAAEADVSLRLVQYYFETKEKLLFFGLQLLAERFAERVAARVAAAGDGPGPRAVAEALLMAALPADEESRTFHFLYTSYTVLAVTDEALAAQPFIRNADGAEQALTSLLRQAGEAGLLYPGADAQLEAVSLLAMSAGLGTSVLVGQRSPEAAVEVLHHHLDRIFQGAAG, encoded by the coding sequence ATGCCGAAGCGTGTGGATCACGCACAACGACGGACCGAGATCGCGGAGGCCCTCATCCGGGTCGCCGGGCGGCGCGGGCTTGCCGCCGCGGGTATGCGCGACGTGGCGGCCGAGGCGGATGTGTCGCTACGGCTGGTGCAGTACTACTTCGAGACCAAGGAGAAGCTGCTGTTCTTCGGTCTGCAGCTGCTGGCGGAGAGGTTCGCGGAGCGGGTCGCCGCCCGGGTGGCGGCGGCGGGGGACGGCCCGGGCCCGCGCGCGGTAGCGGAGGCGCTGCTGATGGCGGCGTTGCCTGCCGACGAGGAGAGCCGCACCTTCCATTTCCTCTACACCTCGTACACCGTGCTGGCCGTGACGGACGAGGCGCTCGCCGCCCAGCCCTTCATCAGAAACGCCGACGGCGCCGAGCAGGCCCTCACCTCACTGCTGCGGCAGGCCGGCGAAGCGGGGCTCCTGTACCCCGGTGCGGACGCGCAGCTGGAGGCGGTCAGCCTGCTCGCCATGTCCGCGGGGCTCGGCACGAGCGTCCTCGTCGGCCAGCGCAGCCCGGAGGCGGCCGTCGAGGTGCTGCACCACCATCTGGACCGGATCTTCCAGGGTGCGGCCGGCTGA